A section of the Humulus lupulus chromosome 2, drHumLupu1.1, whole genome shotgun sequence genome encodes:
- the LOC133817674 gene encoding equilibrative nucleotide transporter 3-like, with translation MANLDDNGPPARLEGKYAAMVVCWLLGNGCLFSWNSMLTIGDYYGYLFPRYHSSRVLTLVYQPFALGTLAVLAYNEAKINTRRRNLLGYILFFIASVMVLVLDLATSGKGGLGTFIGICAVSGAFGVADAHVQGGMVGDLSFMRPEFIQSFLAGLAASGALTSALRLITKAAFENSKNGFRKGAILFFVISAAFEFLCVLLYAFVFPKLPIIKYYRSKAASEGSKTVSADLAAGGIQTLPKGDEEDPKKLERLGNKELLLQNIDYALDMFLIYVLTLSIFPGFLSEDTGSHSLGTWYALVLIAMYNVWDLIGRYIPLIKFLKLESRKGLMIAILSRFLLIPAFYFTAKYGDQGWMILLTSFLGLTNGYLTVCVFTSAPKGYKGPEQNALGNLLVLFLLGGIFAGVTLDWLWLIGKGW, from the exons ATGGCCAACCTTGATGATAATGGACCTCCGGCGAGGCTTGAG GGAAAGTATGCTGCAATGGTAGTATGCTGGCTTCTGGGAAATGGATGCCTCTTTTCATGGAACAGTATGCTAACTATTGGAGATTATTATGGTTATTTGTTTCCG CGATACCACTCCTCAAGGGTACTTACTTTGGTATATCAGCCATTTGCGCTTGGAACACTCGCAGTACTTGCCTATAATGAGGCAAAGATTAATACTAGGAGGCGGAACCTGTTGGGATACATACTCTTTTTCATAGCTTCTGTTATGGTTTTAGTC TTGGATTTGGCAACATCTGGGAAAGGAGGACTAGGGACTTTTATCGGGATTTGTGCTGTTAGTGGGGCTTTTGGAGTTGCAGATGCTCATGTTCAGGGTGGAATGGTTGGAGACCTTTCCTTCATGCGACCTGAGTTTATTCAA TCTTTCCTTGCTGGGTTGGCTGCATCAGGGGCTCTAACCTCTGCCTTGAGGTTAATTACAAAGGCTGCATTTGAGAATTCAAAGAATGGTTTTCGCAAGGGAGCAA TTTTATTCTTTGTCATCTCGGCTGCTTTTGAGTTTCTATGTGTTCTTCTCTATGCGTTTGTCTTTCCAAAACTGCCGATCATCAAGTATTACCGCTCAAAGGCAGCCTCCGAAGGATCTAAAACTGTTTCAGCTGATCTTGCTGCCGGTGGCATCCAAACATTACCCAAAGGA GATGAGGAAGACCCGAAAAAACTCGAGAGGTTGGGAAACAAAGAATTGCTACTTCAGAACATAGATTATGCACTTGATATGTTCCTCATATATGTATTGACATTGTCAATTTTCCCTGGTTTTTTATCTGAAGACACTGGCTCACATAGTTTGGGCACATG GTATGCCCTGGTTTTGATTGCTATGTACAATGTATGGGATCTAATTGGAAGATACATTCCACTCATCAAGTTCCTGAAGTTGGAGTCGAGGAAAGGACTGATGATAGCCATTCTTTCCCGTTTCCTGCTCATCCCAGCTTTCTATTTCACTGCCAAATATGGTGACCAAGGCTGGATGATACTGCTCACTTCCTTCTTGGGCTTAACAAATGGTTACCTTACTGTTTGTGTCTTCACTTCTGCTCCCAAAGGTTACAAG GGGCCAGAACAAAATGCTTTGGGAAATCTACTGGTGTTGTTTCTACTAGGAGGTATATTTGCAGGGGTAACGCTTGACTGGTTGTGGCTAATAGGCAAAGGTTGGTGA
- the LOC133817675 gene encoding uncharacterized GPI-anchored protein At4g28100 has protein sequence MMSFTTSMLGFVLVLLSSNFLHSSQANILAEPVSGHDQPVKPGEYSSPNTVPAFPVQTQAKTCRLDLSDELFGGVKEACGRDLDRSRCCPVLAAWLFAAHARSALELPSAAPAPADVGGELPMMPDDSQKCVNSLQSSLLSRNIRIAQPNASCDAVLCFCGIRLHQISSLSCPAAFNVSGHHNATPTAAVKNLEKNCRNSSYSGCTKCLGALQKIKGGFKNGTDGDRPSDRASKMFNRDCQLMGLTWLLARNKTAYIPTVSAVLRAIMYSAHPPHESKCSPDQENMPLAVDSLQFEKAQASSSPSIFWFPILPLIILVSLFV, from the exons atgatgtcGTTCACTACTTCTATGCTAGGCTTTGTCCTTGTTCTATTGTCGTCCAATTTTCTCCACTCTTCTCAGGCTAACATTCTTGCCGAACCAGTCAGCGGCCACGACCAGCCAGTCAAGCCCGGCGAGTACTCAAGCCCAAATACCGTTCCGGCTTTTCCAGTCCAGACCCAAGCCAAGACTTGCCGCCTTGACCTCTCCGACGAGCTTTTTGGTGGCGTTAAGGAAGCCTGCGGCAGAGACCTCGACCGCAGCCGATGTTGTCCCGTTCTAGCGGCGTGGCTCTTCGCGGCTCATGCTAGGTCGGCTCTTGAGTTGCCTTCGGCGGCTCCGGCTCCAGCAGATGTAGGTGGCGAGTTGCCGATGATGCCGGACGATTCTCAGAAGTGTGTGAACTCGCTGCAGAGCTCGCTTTTGAGTAGAAATATTCGGATTGCGCAACCTAATGCGAGCTGTGACGCTGTCTTGTGCTTCTGTGGGATTAGGCTTCACCAGATTAGCTCCCTTAGTTGCCCGGCGGCGTTTAACGTCTCCGGTCATCATAACGCCACGCCTACTGCCGCCGTTAAGAACTTGGAGAAGAACTGCCGTAACTCCTCATATTCTGGCTGCACCAAGTGTCTTGGTGCCCTCCAAAAG ATAAAGGGAGGGTTCAAAAACGGTACGGACGGTGACCGACCGAGTGACCGGGCGAGCAAGATGTTCAACCGGGACTGCCAGCTCATGGGGCTGACGTGGCTCCTGGCCCGTAACAAAACGGCGTACATACCCACCGTCTCGGCGGTGCTGCGCGCCATCATGTACAGTGCGCACCCACCGCACGAGTCCAAGTGCAGCCCGGACCAAGAGAACATGCCACTGGCCGTTGATTCACTGCAGTTCGAGAAGGCACAAGCCTCATCATCACCGTCCATATTTTGGTTTCCAATTTTACCCCTAATCATTTTGGTGTCTCTGTTTGTTTAG